The following are encoded in a window of Roseimaritima ulvae genomic DNA:
- a CDS encoding patatin-like phospholipase domain-containing protein has protein sequence MSQTTKSTDEVMRDEIADLHRRRKFHKQPDPTAASRLCGGEKGDSSDLTGLALSGGGIRSAAFCLGFVQGMYTAGRMKAFDFLSTVSGGGYAGGLFSSEVAKQTSPLNWDRGGISDRLRIERQPDGIRSDKISNLAMHGRMMSNFLRLFSRHLLGLIINLTFAISGVVAVAAILAYIGRLVWDPDIKAYLRELKFDTDLEIPFFLAFAALLIWIGSHVACYIARLLNRRVPAFTQYTYLLLMLSLLLGFISVLAIGDISVTAWIVNQDANPAISDTINNLVDWVTIGLGTLLVGTLLPYLSPSQLIKSGTTDAGPVQQIIFNVAGKALLVGAPLCIFYFLVQENISGETLNRANSDRMLVPHLQMPERLIPKLEAQAIGDDTAKKHVAARLLAAIEDVKVTDILAPDGAKSNVENGRDKDVQALMQKSAEQKRDALQIGLFQSCVQGLATAVGIDDAFALRVKRDKEITGHRAVLVRRINEDCLSDPSLFLELLPEPKPAAEPNAGGILPRVTLEKSPNDQLLASLDLNEHADSRKLLVAIENLWSARLQVSKRYYDYVAPRDGNSVRERLPLVIHKLALWDAKSRNRNILTQTRQTRKDKLSGPYITNLQELLHDSEDFQSRIENRQEMVRERELQQTELSLQDETFTWAIWIAVSSWLQQLDPTQQNETGSLDAYPTSINGADIFLDAEELVESERKRHVALVDELAREIRTNNWKILTAMYPDHFRAAETTFAYVVNDADQSFRIKTLGFSLFLFLVVGFLSNLNTTSLHGVYRDQLSEIWLPDPKMKLSELDTCRWGAPYHIINCTANRMGHRSDPDIEARSRFILTHRYCGTKKIGYRETPTYRNGDVELGDSIAISGAAVTSISVASFLHQIILFLTNFRLGQWLPNPQTYLTDYYWPSPIRAFTNMLWYPEQRSYLFISDGGHLDNSGLASLLERRCKFMICVDGAHDPEYKFGDLLKVFHSARAKYGLKITGLSHRGAESDVTEWLKSIVPNELGISDSHFAVFKIEYPDVQSPAILIYSKLTVTNDEPIELVQRARTDEHFPHDPTSNQFLTPDVFDAYFSLGGCVAEEIDEFVCSGGLDDYELPLGWSSAEGADSNTDADVESKTTAESPNRNSEVDLANLESQLVAQGFNKQGTDVAINALAAWFQSAKSDQAEPLDGSVVELVSLWAREYGIDASAAARREFCGSVSEVARANMGILKSNKDVRDQFSIILSALGGRSREVLDLLRDLVAKAPEDSTAGLGEPPQ, from the coding sequence AGCAGACATCGCCGTTGAATTGGGATCGTGGCGGGATTTCAGACCGCCTTCGAATCGAACGCCAGCCTGACGGCATACGAAGCGACAAAATTTCGAATCTGGCTATGCACGGACGCATGATGAGCAACTTCCTGCGGTTGTTTAGCCGGCATCTATTGGGTTTGATCATCAACCTCACCTTTGCGATCAGCGGAGTCGTCGCCGTCGCTGCTATCCTCGCCTACATCGGGCGTTTGGTATGGGATCCGGACATCAAGGCGTACCTGCGAGAACTCAAATTCGATACCGATTTAGAAATTCCGTTCTTTCTCGCGTTTGCGGCGTTGCTCATTTGGATCGGGTCACATGTGGCGTGCTACATCGCAAGACTTCTGAATCGGCGTGTCCCCGCTTTCACCCAGTACACCTATCTGCTGTTGATGCTATCGCTGTTGCTGGGATTCATTTCGGTACTCGCGATCGGAGATATTTCCGTGACCGCGTGGATCGTCAACCAAGATGCAAACCCGGCCATCTCCGATACGATAAACAATCTCGTTGATTGGGTCACGATCGGTCTTGGGACGCTGCTGGTCGGAACCCTGTTGCCCTATCTATCGCCGAGCCAGCTAATAAAAAGTGGTACGACCGACGCGGGTCCAGTGCAACAGATAATTTTCAACGTTGCGGGCAAGGCGTTATTGGTCGGAGCACCGCTCTGCATCTTTTACTTTTTGGTCCAAGAGAACATTTCCGGTGAGACGCTGAATCGAGCGAACTCCGATCGCATGCTGGTCCCACACCTTCAGATGCCGGAACGGCTGATCCCGAAACTGGAAGCCCAGGCGATCGGTGACGACACGGCGAAGAAGCATGTTGCCGCGCGTTTGCTCGCCGCAATCGAAGACGTCAAGGTAACAGACATCCTCGCCCCTGACGGCGCCAAGTCGAATGTCGAAAACGGTCGCGACAAGGACGTTCAGGCGCTGATGCAAAAGTCTGCGGAACAAAAACGTGACGCACTGCAAATCGGCCTTTTTCAAAGTTGTGTTCAGGGCTTGGCGACCGCGGTGGGAATCGACGATGCTTTTGCACTGCGGGTGAAACGTGACAAAGAAATAACCGGTCACCGCGCCGTGCTCGTTCGGCGAATCAACGAAGATTGTTTGTCGGACCCTTCCCTATTCTTGGAACTATTACCCGAACCGAAACCGGCGGCGGAGCCGAACGCCGGCGGCATCCTCCCCCGCGTTACCCTCGAGAAGTCACCGAACGATCAATTGCTCGCAAGCCTGGATTTGAACGAGCACGCGGACAGCAGAAAGCTTCTCGTTGCAATCGAAAACCTCTGGTCTGCTCGCTTACAAGTATCGAAGCGATACTACGATTATGTGGCCCCACGAGATGGAAACTCGGTACGTGAGCGACTTCCATTGGTAATCCACAAGTTGGCTTTGTGGGATGCGAAGTCTCGAAACAGGAACATCCTCACGCAGACTCGGCAAACAAGAAAGGACAAACTTTCGGGGCCATACATCACCAACTTGCAGGAATTGCTACACGACTCGGAGGATTTCCAGTCGAGAATTGAGAACCGACAGGAAATGGTCAGGGAACGCGAGTTGCAACAAACCGAGCTATCTCTTCAGGACGAAACGTTTACCTGGGCGATTTGGATTGCCGTCAGTTCATGGTTGCAACAACTCGACCCCACTCAACAGAATGAAACGGGCAGTCTAGATGCCTACCCGACTTCTATTAACGGCGCGGACATTTTCCTCGACGCAGAGGAATTGGTCGAGAGTGAGCGAAAACGGCACGTCGCGTTGGTGGATGAATTAGCTCGGGAAATTCGAACCAACAACTGGAAAATCTTGACCGCTATGTATCCGGACCACTTTCGTGCTGCGGAGACAACGTTCGCCTATGTGGTAAACGACGCAGACCAGAGCTTCCGCATTAAGACTCTGGGGTTCTCGCTGTTTTTATTTCTGGTCGTGGGCTTTCTATCGAACCTGAACACGACTTCGCTTCATGGCGTCTATCGCGATCAACTTTCCGAAATCTGGTTGCCGGACCCGAAAATGAAACTATCCGAATTGGACACCTGTCGCTGGGGTGCCCCGTATCACATTATCAATTGTACTGCCAATAGAATGGGTCATCGCTCCGACCCGGACATTGAGGCGCGGTCTCGATTCATCCTGACGCATCGTTATTGCGGCACTAAAAAAATTGGCTACCGAGAAACGCCGACATATCGCAACGGCGATGTAGAACTCGGTGACTCGATCGCGATCTCGGGTGCCGCGGTGACCAGTATTTCTGTTGCGTCCTTTTTGCACCAAATCATTCTTTTCCTCACAAATTTTCGATTGGGACAATGGCTTCCGAATCCCCAGACCTATTTGACCGACTACTACTGGCCATCGCCCATCCGGGCTTTCACCAACATGCTCTGGTATCCCGAACAAAGGAGTTATTTATTCATTAGTGATGGCGGGCATCTGGACAACTCCGGACTTGCATCACTACTCGAACGACGCTGCAAGTTCATGATCTGTGTCGACGGAGCTCATGACCCCGAATACAAGTTTGGCGATCTCTTGAAAGTCTTCCACTCGGCTCGGGCAAAGTACGGACTCAAGATCACCGGCCTCTCCCATCGCGGAGCAGAAAGCGACGTCACCGAATGGCTCAAATCAATCGTGCCGAACGAACTTGGCATCAGCGACAGCCATTTTGCGGTTTTTAAGATTGAATACCCGGATGTTCAATCGCCGGCGATTCTCATTTATTCGAAGCTGACGGTGACGAACGATGAACCGATCGAATTGGTACAGCGGGCTCGTACGGACGAACACTTTCCCCACGATCCAACCAGCAACCAATTCCTCACGCCCGACGTGTTCGATGCATACTTCAGTCTCGGCGGATGTGTAGCCGAGGAGATCGATGAATTTGTCTGTTCCGGTGGTCTGGACGACTACGAACTTCCACTCGGCTGGTCGAGTGCAGAAGGTGCTGACTCCAATACGGACGCTGACGTCGAATCGAAAACCACTGCCGAATCGCCGAACCGGAACTCGGAAGTCGACCTTGCGAACCTCGAGAGCCAACTTGTCGCCCAGGGGTTCAACAAACAAGGCACGGACGTAGCAATCAACGCGTTGGCAGCGTGGTTCCAGTCGGCGAAGTCGGATCAGGCAGAACCGCTTGATGGTTCGGTCGTCGAACTCGTGTCCCTTTGGGCGAGAGAGTACGGAATCGACGCGAGCGCGGCGGCGCGGCGCGAGTTTTGTGGTTCCGTGTCCGAAGTTGCCAGAGCGAACATGGGGATCCTCAAATCTAACAAGGACGTTCGCGATCAGTTCAGCATCATCCTCAGCGCACTCGGAGGCCGATCACGGGAAGTACTCGACTTGCTTCGAGACCTTGTCGCCAAAGCGCCGGAAGATTCCACGGCTGGTCTCGGCGAGCCCCCCCAGTAA
- a CDS encoding recombinase family protein — protein MPKFVAIYLRVSSARQDTKSQEPDLKRWATAQDLPVKWYRDKQSGKTMDRPGWKRLESDMRAGKVASVVVWRLDRLGRTASGLTALFDTLTERKVGLVSLKDGLNLSTPAGRLMANVLASVAAYETEVRAERILAGQSVARAAGKTWGGSKPGVRKKVTSTQEKAIKAMHQSGESITAISKAVSLSRPTIYSVLG, from the coding sequence ATGCCTAAATTTGTCGCTATCTATCTACGGGTTTCGTCGGCCCGACAAGATACGAAGTCGCAAGAGCCGGATTTGAAACGCTGGGCAACGGCTCAGGATCTACCCGTTAAGTGGTATCGCGACAAACAGAGCGGTAAGACAATGGATCGGCCCGGCTGGAAGCGGTTAGAGTCTGATATGCGGGCGGGAAAGGTTGCAAGCGTAGTCGTTTGGAGACTAGACCGCCTCGGGCGTACTGCCTCGGGATTGACGGCCCTGTTTGATACGCTCACTGAACGCAAGGTGGGCTTAGTATCGCTGAAAGACGGCTTGAATCTATCGACGCCTGCGGGCCGTCTAATGGCTAACGTCTTGGCAAGTGTTGCAGCGTACGAAACGGAAGTTCGGGCTGAACGAATCTTAGCCGGTCAATCTGTCGCCCGAGCCGCTGGCAAGACCTGGGGCGGTTCGAAACCCGGTGTTCGTAAGAAAGTCACCAGCACACAAGAGAAGGCAATCAAGGCGATGCACCAGAGCGGTGAATCTATCACAGCAATCTCTAAGGCTGTTTCGCTGAGTCGCCCGACAATCTACAGCGTATTGGGATGA
- a CDS encoding tyrosine-type recombinase/integrase gives MPFKYQLTWIQQAKRWRKRYRSKTYYLKTRTGGKRDRAGYLEALAEWERLKAFIDGLGPNPYTATGAIIPEAQLLKSGSVYLPPAPVPQPAPDVVSVADPAHTVTQTLGPDEPKDTAEPLPPWIIGTGIGPMLHPELVVSDKGTPTGERRISKLAEVWHSERRKQVERGELTLKQWSEDQSKLQVFRDFIFANYPNVVFADQITPEILNQYRDKQWEFVDCGTENSIGRETLKKRLSNVRQWLGFLVDHNYLAELPKDLSKYARVKIDKPKPIFWTIAEIKKLAEQATPRTKLYLMLGLNCGWTQKDIATLEASMIDWDTRIIERGRSKTGVRSKCRLWPSTLALLERERRNNSKTKGPLLLNANGLPLYYERVNDRGKIAIADAIRFSFDRLKNRKKMGFKEHPCSFKHLRKTGANEIEKINPELTGLYLAHSEGQMKRHYVEQQFEALFVETDKLESLFGFA, from the coding sequence ATGCCCTTCAAGTACCAACTAACATGGATTCAGCAAGCCAAGCGATGGAGAAAACGCTACCGATCCAAAACGTACTATCTCAAGACCCGAACCGGCGGGAAACGTGATAGAGCGGGCTACCTTGAAGCCCTAGCAGAATGGGAAAGGCTGAAAGCGTTTATCGATGGCCTCGGGCCGAACCCGTACACAGCAACCGGTGCCATCATTCCAGAGGCTCAACTACTGAAGTCTGGTTCGGTTTATCTGCCGCCCGCCCCAGTCCCTCAGCCTGCCCCCGATGTTGTAAGCGTTGCCGATCCCGCCCATACCGTTACGCAGACGTTGGGTCCCGACGAACCAAAAGATACAGCGGAGCCCTTGCCCCCTTGGATTATTGGGACAGGTATCGGGCCAATGCTGCACCCTGAGTTGGTTGTCAGCGACAAAGGCACCCCCACGGGCGAGCGAAGGATTAGCAAACTCGCCGAAGTCTGGCATTCAGAGCGACGCAAGCAGGTAGAGCGGGGCGAGTTGACCCTAAAGCAGTGGTCGGAAGACCAAAGCAAGCTACAGGTATTCCGTGATTTCATTTTTGCAAACTATCCAAACGTCGTGTTTGCCGATCAGATAACGCCCGAGATCCTTAACCAGTACCGCGATAAGCAATGGGAATTTGTTGACTGCGGCACCGAAAACAGCATCGGGCGCGAAACGCTGAAAAAGAGGCTTAGCAATGTGCGGCAATGGCTCGGGTTCCTAGTCGATCACAACTACCTAGCGGAATTGCCTAAGGATTTATCGAAGTACGCACGAGTTAAAATCGACAAGCCGAAGCCGATCTTTTGGACGATTGCCGAAATCAAGAAACTAGCGGAGCAAGCTACGCCTCGTACGAAACTCTACCTAATGCTAGGGCTCAATTGCGGGTGGACTCAAAAGGATATCGCCACTTTGGAGGCGTCAATGATCGATTGGGATACGCGAATCATTGAAAGGGGCAGGTCTAAGACGGGCGTACGCTCTAAGTGCCGACTATGGCCGTCAACGCTTGCCCTGCTGGAACGCGAAAGACGTAACAACAGTAAGACCAAAGGTCCGTTACTGCTGAATGCGAACGGCTTACCACTGTACTACGAACGGGTAAACGATCGGGGGAAAATTGCAATAGCCGATGCTATACGGTTCTCGTTTGATCGTCTGAAAAACCGCAAAAAAATGGGATTCAAGGAGCACCCCTGTAGTTTTAAGCATCTGAGAAAAACGGGGGCCAATGAGATAGAAAAAATCAATCCCGAATTGACCGGGCTCTACTTGGCACACTCGGAAGGACAAATGAAACGCCACTATGTGGAACAGCAATTCGAAGCGTTGTTTGTTGAAACTGACAAACTCGAATCGCTGTTTGGATTCGCCTAG
- a CDS encoding DUF58 domain-containing protein — MIGDLSSDTQAVFEWVSALPWLVLALVAVPLLIIAKKLNAYPTWMWMGLLLVSLLASLLTIVNSHLILLVAIVDGVLAAIVVLDLIFLCWSTADGLRATREIARTASIGKPLAYQLTLENKTFTTIRGAIRDDLPEHFRGEPDQHALKLPQLARVTLGRRITPLRRGAFQLEKVYVNALSMLGFWRRFVEIPVESRLNVYPDMKQLSDYALLARTNRLSLIGVRRTRRIGQDSDFERLRDYSRDDNYRHIDWRSTARRRKLTVRQFQSDQSQRLIFLLDCGRMMTNERAGYSLLDHSLNAALMLAYVALHQGDSVGMLCFSDKIHAYIPPRGGKNQMNRLIQAGFDQFPRLVESRYDEAFLYLSNHCKRRSLVMLTTNLIDEVNSAQVVDYLGNISGRHLPVGVLLRDRQMFDAADHPEGERENMLRAAAAADILCWRDQVIRDLTHRGVLVVDTFPDELTAPLVNQYLEIKAKHLL; from the coding sequence TTGATAGGCGATTTATCCAGCGATACGCAGGCCGTGTTTGAATGGGTTTCGGCACTGCCTTGGTTGGTGCTGGCCTTGGTGGCGGTGCCGCTGTTGATCATTGCGAAGAAGCTCAACGCCTATCCCACGTGGATGTGGATGGGGCTGTTGTTGGTTTCGCTGTTGGCTTCCCTACTGACGATTGTGAACAGCCATCTGATTCTGCTGGTGGCCATCGTCGACGGCGTGCTGGCCGCCATCGTGGTGCTGGACTTAATCTTCCTGTGTTGGTCCACCGCCGATGGTTTGCGGGCCACGCGTGAGATCGCCCGCACCGCTTCGATCGGCAAACCTTTGGCGTACCAGTTGACCTTGGAGAACAAGACCTTCACCACGATCCGCGGCGCGATCCGCGATGACTTGCCGGAACATTTTCGCGGCGAACCCGATCAGCACGCCTTGAAACTGCCGCAGTTGGCACGCGTTACCCTCGGCCGCCGCATCACGCCGCTGCGTCGCGGAGCGTTTCAATTGGAGAAGGTGTACGTCAATGCGCTCAGCATGCTGGGCTTCTGGCGGCGGTTTGTCGAGATTCCGGTGGAGAGCCGATTGAACGTGTATCCCGACATGAAGCAGCTGTCGGATTACGCCTTGTTGGCACGCACGAATCGGTTGAGTTTGATCGGGGTACGACGTACTCGGCGGATCGGTCAGGACAGCGACTTCGAGCGACTCCGTGATTATTCACGCGACGACAATTATCGCCACATCGACTGGCGCAGCACCGCGCGGCGACGGAAGCTGACGGTCCGGCAGTTCCAGAGCGACCAGAGCCAGCGACTGATCTTCCTGCTCGATTGCGGTCGCATGATGACCAACGAACGCGCCGGCTATTCGTTGCTCGATCATTCGCTCAACGCCGCCCTGATGCTGGCCTATGTAGCGCTGCATCAAGGTGACTCGGTGGGCATGTTATGTTTTTCCGACAAGATTCACGCCTACATTCCCCCGCGGGGTGGCAAGAATCAAATGAACCGTTTGATTCAAGCCGGCTTCGACCAATTCCCGCGACTGGTCGAATCGCGGTATGACGAAGCGTTTTTGTATTTGTCGAATCATTGCAAGCGGCGATCTTTGGTGATGTTAACGACCAACTTGATCGACGAAGTCAATTCGGCGCAGGTCGTGGATTATTTAGGCAACATCAGCGGTCGTCATTTACCGGTGGGCGTGCTGCTGCGAGACCGCCAGATGTTCGACGCCGCGGACCACCCCGAAGGCGAACGAGAAAACATGCTGAGAGCCGCCGCGGCGGCTGACATTTTATGTTGGCGCGACCAAGTGATCCGAGACCTAACGCACCGCGGCGTCTTGGTCGTGGACACCTTCCCCGACGAACTGACGGCCCCCCTGGTCAACCAATACCTAGAGATCAAAGCCAAACACCTCCTGTAG
- a CDS encoding aldehyde dehydrogenase family protein: protein MATSLQKSEKSEASPTSAADIPIQHTDCFIDGQWLPAASGKTFATINPATEQEIAQVAEGDAADIDLAAKAARRAFDSGDWPKMDARDRGRLMYQLADRIEAEIDSLAALETLDNGKPIRESRNVDVPLVIDVLRYYAGYADKIHGSTIPIRGNYFCYTRREPVGVAGQIIPWNFPMLMTAWKWGPALAAGCTIVMKPAEQTPLTCLRMAQLAKEVGFPDGVINVVPGFGPTAGAAVVKHPLIDKVAFTGEHRTAQVITRDSADTLKRLTFELGGKSPNVVYADADLDAAAQGAYMGLYLNQGQCCCAGSRLFVESSVHEEFMEKLTKLTNRRKLGDPFADDTEQGPQVDQNQFDKIMSYIDKGRQEGAECVSGGQRFGDRGYFVEPTIFDSVTDEMAIAQDEIFGPVLSVLKFDGSDEIIERANRTFYGLAAAIWTQDVRKAHEFAARVRAGTVWVNCYDVFDAAAPFGGFKMSGYGRELGEEGLKAYTESKTVTVAL, encoded by the coding sequence ATGGCTACTTCGTTGCAAAAGTCTGAAAAGTCTGAAGCGTCCCCAACCTCCGCTGCGGACATTCCGATTCAGCACACCGATTGTTTCATCGACGGTCAATGGCTGCCGGCCGCCAGCGGCAAAACTTTCGCCACCATCAATCCGGCTACCGAACAGGAAATCGCTCAGGTGGCCGAAGGCGACGCGGCGGATATCGATCTGGCCGCCAAAGCCGCTCGTCGAGCATTCGATTCCGGCGATTGGCCCAAGATGGATGCCCGCGATCGCGGTCGTTTGATGTACCAACTGGCCGATCGTATCGAAGCGGAAATCGATTCGTTGGCCGCTTTGGAAACGCTCGACAACGGCAAGCCGATCCGCGAAAGCCGCAACGTGGACGTGCCGCTGGTGATCGACGTGCTACGGTACTACGCCGGCTATGCCGACAAGATTCACGGTAGCACGATTCCCATTCGCGGCAACTACTTCTGTTACACGCGGCGGGAACCGGTCGGCGTGGCCGGGCAAATCATCCCCTGGAACTTTCCCATGCTGATGACGGCTTGGAAGTGGGGCCCGGCGCTGGCGGCCGGATGTACGATTGTAATGAAGCCCGCCGAACAGACGCCGCTGACCTGTTTGCGGATGGCACAGCTGGCCAAAGAAGTAGGCTTTCCCGATGGGGTGATCAACGTCGTGCCCGGCTTTGGTCCCACCGCCGGCGCCGCCGTGGTCAAACATCCCCTGATCGACAAAGTGGCTTTCACCGGCGAACACCGCACGGCTCAAGTGATCACTCGCGATTCAGCCGACACGCTGAAACGGCTGACCTTTGAACTGGGTGGCAAGAGTCCCAACGTGGTTTACGCCGACGCCGATCTGGATGCTGCTGCACAAGGGGCGTACATGGGGCTGTACCTTAATCAGGGACAGTGTTGTTGTGCCGGCAGTCGTCTGTTTGTGGAATCGTCGGTTCACGAAGAGTTCATGGAGAAACTGACGAAGCTCACCAACCGCCGCAAGCTCGGCGATCCCTTTGCCGACGATACCGAGCAGGGGCCTCAAGTCGATCAGAATCAATTCGACAAAATCATGTCGTACATCGACAAGGGCCGGCAGGAGGGCGCGGAGTGTGTCTCAGGTGGCCAGCGGTTTGGCGACCGAGGCTACTTCGTTGAGCCCACGATTTTCGATTCGGTCACCGACGAGATGGCGATCGCGCAAGACGAAATTTTTGGGCCCGTGCTGAGCGTGCTGAAATTTGACGGCAGCGACGAAATCATCGAACGCGCCAACCGCACCTTTTACGGGCTGGCCGCCGCGATTTGGACCCAAGATGTCCGCAAAGCCCACGAATTTGCTGCACGTGTTCGCGCCGGCACGGTGTGGGTAAACTGTTACGACGTATTCGACGCCGCCGCTCCCTTTGGCGGTTTTAAGATGAGCGGTTATGGTCGAGAATTAGGCGAAGAAGGCCTGAAGGCTTACACCGAATCCAAAACCGTAACCGTGGCGCTGTAA
- a CDS encoding thiamine-phosphate kinase — MEQSFLAWLRGRQRDLPQVDVGIGDDAAVLTPRPGVQTVIASDGIVDGVDFLCDQHSLADIGRKSVAINLSDMAAMGAVPTAILVNLSLPEQAATQTAAGVYEGILAICAEHQLAIAGGDITVYDGPLAISVTILGEVPAGRAWLRSGAVDGDAILVSGAFGGSLLGRHLNFTPRVQAALRLRETVEVHAAMDVSDGLSLDLDRLCAASGVGAELDMDSIPIHDDAQRMAAEQDEPEPPPRHDPVPVFESPMQHALGDGEDFELILAVSQADADRLLSMDIGVPLTQIGHFTGRTGLWMRKKGRLERLSPSGYVHGAAPSANTAQE, encoded by the coding sequence GTGGAACAGAGTTTTTTGGCTTGGCTTCGTGGCCGACAACGTGATTTGCCCCAAGTGGACGTGGGCATCGGTGACGATGCCGCCGTGCTGACGCCCCGCCCCGGGGTCCAGACCGTGATCGCCAGCGATGGGATCGTCGATGGCGTGGATTTTCTGTGCGACCAACATTCGCTGGCCGATATCGGTCGCAAATCCGTAGCGATCAACTTGAGCGACATGGCGGCGATGGGCGCCGTGCCCACGGCGATCCTGGTCAATTTGTCGCTGCCCGAGCAAGCCGCAACACAAACCGCCGCGGGGGTCTACGAGGGCATCTTGGCGATCTGTGCGGAGCACCAACTGGCCATCGCCGGGGGCGACATCACAGTCTACGACGGACCGCTGGCGATCAGCGTGACGATCCTGGGCGAAGTGCCCGCCGGTCGGGCTTGGCTGCGAAGCGGCGCGGTCGATGGAGATGCGATCCTGGTCAGCGGCGCCTTCGGTGGCAGTTTGCTGGGCCGACATCTGAACTTTACGCCGCGCGTGCAAGCCGCCTTGCGACTGCGTGAAACGGTCGAAGTCCACGCCGCCATGGACGTCAGTGATGGCCTGTCACTGGACCTGGATCGACTGTGCGCGGCCAGCGGGGTGGGCGCGGAACTGGACATGGACTCCATCCCCATTCACGACGACGCCCAGCGGATGGCCGCCGAACAGGACGAACCGGAACCGCCGCCTCGACACGACCCCGTGCCCGTGTTCGAATCGCCGATGCAACACGCCCTCGGTGACGGCGAAGACTTTGAATTGATCCTGGCCGTCAGCCAAGCCGACGCGGACCGTCTGCTGTCGATGGACATCGGCGTGCCGCTGACCCAGATCGGTCATTTCACCGGTCGCACCGGACTGTGGATGCGAAAAAAGGGACGGCTGGAACGACTTTCGCCGAGCGGCTACGTGCACGGCGCCGCGCCCTCCGCCAATACCGCTCAGGAATAA
- the tsaE gene encoding tRNA (adenosine(37)-N6)-threonylcarbamoyltransferase complex ATPase subunit type 1 TsaE, whose product MNESLNNNPNTLLHPQHEVLGEIELHTISDTERLAGALHGGLPEQASIGLVGTLGVGKTRLVQAFAEQLGLDAADVTSPTFTMLQQYTGERQLYHLDAYRIVDEDEFWELGVEELFEEPAVVMIEWADRFASCMPAEMLWLRMRLQEDGVRRVEISGLAPRWKTMVAELAKPNAS is encoded by the coding sequence ATGAACGAGTCACTCAACAACAATCCCAACACGCTGCTGCATCCCCAACACGAAGTGCTCGGCGAAATCGAGCTGCATACGATCAGCGACACCGAGCGACTGGCCGGTGCGTTGCACGGCGGCTTGCCAGAGCAGGCCAGCATAGGCTTGGTCGGTACGTTGGGCGTCGGCAAGACGCGGCTGGTACAAGCCTTTGCCGAACAGTTGGGTTTGGACGCGGCCGACGTCACCAGCCCCACCTTCACGATGCTGCAGCAGTACACGGGCGAGCGCCAACTGTATCACTTGGACGCTTACCGAATCGTCGACGAAGATGAATTTTGGGAACTGGGCGTCGAGGAATTGTTCGAGGAGCCGGCGGTGGTGATGATCGAATGGGCCGACCGCTTTGCTTCCTGCATGCCCGCGGAAATGTTGTGGCTGCGGATGCGGCTGCAGGAAGATGGCGTACGGCGGGTGGAAATTTCCGGATTGGCGCCACGATGGAAGACGATGGTTGCGGAGCTTGCCAAGCCAAATGCATCGTAG